In Azospirillaceae bacterium, a genomic segment contains:
- a CDS encoding LysE/ArgO family amino acid transporter — translation MLDTPYFDPALQGFLLGASLIVAIGAQNAFVLRQGLLRQHVLAVTTICFLSDALLISAGVAGLGSLIREAPMLLRVITLGGAVFLAAYGILAFRRMLHPGQLQVGAGAGLPLGRAVATCLGLTFLNPHVYLDTVMLLGGLSSRFAGPLRIAFGVGAATASCLWFYGLGFGARLLAPLFARPLAWRVLDGIIAAVMLALAASLAYEGVTGL, via the coding sequence ATGCTCGACACGCCGTATTTTGATCCCGCCCTGCAGGGCTTCCTGCTGGGCGCCAGCCTGATTGTCGCCATCGGTGCCCAGAACGCCTTCGTCCTGCGCCAGGGTCTACTGCGCCAGCACGTACTGGCCGTCACCACGATTTGCTTCCTGTCGGACGCGCTGCTGATCTCCGCCGGTGTGGCCGGTCTGGGCAGCCTGATCCGTGAGGCGCCGATGCTGCTGCGGGTCATCACCCTGGGTGGGGCGGTGTTCCTGGCGGCCTACGGCATCCTGGCCTTCCGGCGCATGCTGCATCCCGGGCAGTTGCAGGTGGGGGCGGGAGCAGGGTTGCCGCTGGGCCGGGCGGTCGCCACCTGCCTGGGCCTGACCTTCCTGAACCCGCATGTCTACCTGGACACGGTCATGCTGCTGGGCGGCCTGTCCAGCCGCTTCGCCGGGCCGTTGCGCATTGCCTTCGGTGTCGGGGCGGCCACCGCATCCTGCCTGTGGTTCTACGGCCTGGGTTTTGGCGCCCGGCTGCTGGCGCCGCTGTTCGCCCGCCCGCTGGCCTGGCGCGTGCTGGACGGCATCATCGCCGCCGTGATGCTGGCCCTGGCCGCCAGCCTGGCTTACGAGGGCGTCACGGGTTTGTGA
- a CDS encoding DUF2167 domain-containing protein has product MNLGKIAALLLAGFLVLAAGGARASDTTPIALADKAVTLNLAPDFRYVASGDVPGFLSRHWQGRPVAGGAGLGLIVPVDDTTDDAPAADWLVALSYDGTGHVSDMDAGQLDPDALLDALRSGENDHGVGALAGWVRPPAYDGASHTLIWATRRQAGGDAVDGLDYHVRILGRRGTLGMDIAARMSDLTAIEQRLPNLLPMARFSPGSGYRDYVPLADQSVTLGLSGLIAGDTLVKGGLFRHILSGITSQNFVFLLAVLVVLFLPRYVRRRLGPKPSPPSAPPPAEAPPPPPPPPPPPPNDGPKGPWS; this is encoded by the coding sequence ATGAACCTCGGAAAGATCGCCGCCCTGCTTCTGGCGGGGTTCCTGGTCCTGGCGGCAGGCGGCGCGCGGGCGTCGGACACCACGCCGATTGCGTTGGCCGACAAGGCCGTCACCCTCAACCTGGCGCCGGACTTTCGCTATGTGGCCAGCGGCGACGTGCCGGGCTTCCTCAGCCGCCATTGGCAGGGACGCCCGGTGGCGGGCGGCGCCGGGCTGGGCCTGATCGTCCCGGTGGACGACACCACAGACGATGCCCCCGCCGCCGATTGGCTGGTGGCGCTGAGTTACGATGGCACGGGCCATGTCAGCGACATGGATGCCGGGCAACTGGATCCGGACGCCCTGCTGGACGCGCTGCGGTCGGGGGAGAACGACCACGGCGTTGGCGCCCTGGCCGGCTGGGTCCGCCCGCCCGCCTATGACGGCGCCAGCCACACGCTGATCTGGGCCACGCGCCGCCAGGCCGGTGGCGACGCGGTGGACGGCCTAGACTATCACGTCCGCATCCTGGGCCGGCGCGGCACCCTGGGCATGGACATCGCCGCCCGCATGAGCGACCTGACGGCCATTGAGCAACGCTTGCCCAACCTGCTGCCCATGGCGCGTTTCAGCCCCGGCAGCGGCTATCGCGACTACGTTCCCCTGGCCGACCAGTCGGTGACCCTGGGCCTCAGCGGCCTGATCGCCGGCGATACGCTGGTGAAGGGCGGCCTGTTCCGCCACATCCTGTCCGGCATCACCAGCCAGAATTTCGTCTTTCTGCTGGCGGTGCTGGTGGTGCTGTTCCTGCCCCGCTATGTCCGCCGCCGCCTGGGGCCGAAACCATCGCCGCCGTCCGCACCACCACCCGCGGAAGCGCCGCCCCCACCACCGCCACCGCCACCGCCACCGCCGAATGATGGTCCCAAGGGCCCCTGGTCCTGA
- a CDS encoding tyrosine recombinase XerC — translation MTKPPALGYSCAPDVAAALEDWRRWLTSEKTASPHTLRAYQGDVAAFLSFLTEHKGRAPSLNDLADAKLGDFRAWLAARAGEGAIAASRARSVSGVRNLFRWLDRSGRLHNPAIGLLNAPKVKRPIPRPLTVDDAGILLAEAQDIPEAPWVGLRDRALFTLLYGCGLRMDEALRLMRGEAPLDSDTLRVTGKGSKQRDVPVLPAVRQALAAYIAACPHGLVASGPLFVGVRGDRLNDRVARLAMQTLRQLLGLPDTATPHALRHSFATHLLGGGADLRAIQDLLGHASLSTTQRYTDVDAEQLLAVYETAHPRARRGGRP, via the coding sequence ATGACCAAGCCTCCTGCCCTGGGATATTCCTGCGCGCCGGACGTGGCGGCGGCGCTGGAGGATTGGCGGCGGTGGCTGACGTCGGAGAAGACGGCCTCGCCCCACACGCTGCGGGCCTACCAGGGTGACGTGGCGGCCTTCCTGTCCTTCCTGACCGAGCATAAGGGCCGAGCGCCCAGCCTGAACGACTTGGCCGATGCCAAGCTGGGCGATTTCCGCGCCTGGCTGGCGGCGCGGGCCGGCGAGGGCGCCATCGCCGCCAGCCGGGCGCGCTCCGTGTCCGGTGTGCGCAACCTGTTCCGCTGGCTGGACCGGTCGGGCCGCCTGCACAACCCGGCCATCGGCCTGCTGAACGCGCCCAAGGTGAAGCGCCCCATCCCCCGCCCGCTGACGGTGGATGACGCCGGCATCCTGCTGGCCGAGGCGCAGGATATCCCGGAAGCACCCTGGGTGGGCCTGCGCGACCGCGCGCTGTTCACCCTGCTGTACGGTTGTGGCCTGCGCATGGATGAGGCCCTGCGCCTGATGCGGGGTGAGGCACCGCTGGACAGCGACACCCTGCGCGTGACCGGCAAGGGGTCCAAGCAGCGCGACGTGCCGGTGCTGCCGGCCGTGCGCCAGGCGCTGGCGGCCTATATCGCGGCCTGTCCCCATGGCCTGGTGGCAAGCGGCCCCCTGTTCGTGGGCGTGCGCGGCGATCGGCTGAACGACCGCGTGGCCCGCCTGGCCATGCAGACGCTACGGCAATTGCTGGGCCTGCCCGACACTGCCACGCCCCACGCCCTGCGCCACAGCTTCGCCACCCATCTGCTGGGCGGCGGCGCCGACCTGCGCGCTATCCAGGACCTGCTGGGCCATGCCAGCCTGTCCACCACCCAGCGCTACACCGACGTCGACGCCGAACAATTGCTGGCGGTCTATGAGACCGCGCACCCCCGCGCCCGGCGCGGCGGCCGGCCCTGA
- a CDS encoding DUF484 family protein, whose protein sequence is MGNKTPHSALGDALTAEDVATYLRETPDFLQQHPDLIHHLVPPAEDRGNGVADLQHFMLLKLRREVADLTAQQEELIATARANINNQSRVHAAALFLMDAQNFEHLIQTITTDLAVLLDLDLACLVVEQPEDSRLALHHDRTGLQLAEAGAINRWLNKRDVILRGNIQGLTEIYGPAAPIIRSEALVRLQIGPEAPIGLLAFGSRDADLFHAGQGTELLCFLARVVERCIRGWLAL, encoded by the coding sequence ATGGGCAACAAGACGCCGCACAGCGCCCTGGGTGATGCCCTGACCGCGGAGGATGTCGCGACATACCTGCGCGAGACCCCCGATTTCCTGCAACAGCATCCCGACCTGATCCACCACCTGGTCCCACCGGCGGAAGACCGTGGCAACGGGGTGGCGGATCTGCAGCACTTCATGCTGCTGAAACTGCGCCGCGAGGTGGCCGACCTGACGGCCCAGCAGGAAGAGCTGATCGCGACCGCCCGCGCCAACATCAACAACCAGAGCCGGGTGCACGCCGCCGCCCTGTTCCTGATGGACGCGCAGAACTTCGAACACCTCATCCAGACCATCACCACCGACCTGGCCGTCCTGCTGGACCTGGATCTGGCCTGCCTGGTGGTGGAACAGCCCGAAGACAGCCGCCTGGCCCTGCACCATGACCGCACCGGCCTGCAACTGGCGGAGGCCGGCGCCATCAATCGCTGGCTGAACAAGCGCGACGTCATCCTGCGCGGCAACATCCAGGGCCTGACGGAAATCTACGGCCCCGCCGCCCCCATCATCCGTTCGGAAGCGCTGGTGCGCCTGCAGATCGGGCCGGAGGCGCCGATCGGCCTGCTGGCCTTCGGCTCCCGCGACGCCGACCTGTTCCACGCCGGCCAGGGCACCGAGCTGCTGTGTTTCCTGGCACGGGTGGTGGAGCGGTGCATTAGAGGTTGGTTGGCTCTTTAA
- the fsa gene encoding fructose-6-phosphate aldolase, producing MKFFVDTADINDIRDLASTGLLDGVTTNPSLVAKSGHSSFIDLIAEICDVVKGPVSAEVASTDFETMLKEGKHLAKIAPNVAVKVPLTQAGLKVCHHLSQEGTMVNVTLCFSAAQAILAAKAGATFVSPFVGRLDDIGQDGLALIEEIVTIYDQYPDFTTEVLVASIRNPIHVTQSAKMGAHVATMPPSIIRQLFNHVLTDKGLAQFVADWAKTGQTILDQPLPTR from the coding sequence ATGAAGTTCTTCGTCGATACCGCCGACATCAACGACATCCGCGACCTGGCGTCCACCGGCCTGCTGGACGGCGTCACCACCAACCCGTCGCTGGTCGCCAAGTCCGGTCACAGCAGCTTCATCGACCTGATCGCCGAGATCTGCGACGTGGTGAAGGGCCCGGTCAGCGCCGAGGTCGCCTCGACCGACTTCGAGACCATGCTGAAGGAAGGCAAGCACCTGGCCAAGATCGCCCCCAACGTGGCGGTGAAGGTGCCCCTGACCCAGGCCGGCCTGAAGGTCTGCCACCACCTGTCGCAGGAAGGCACCATGGTCAACGTGACCCTGTGCTTCTCCGCCGCCCAAGCCATCCTGGCCGCCAAGGCCGGCGCCACCTTCGTGTCGCCCTTCGTCGGCCGCCTGGACGACATCGGCCAGGACGGGCTGGCCCTGATCGAAGAGATCGTCACCATCTATGACCAGTACCCGGACTTCACCACCGAGGTCCTGGTCGCCAGCATCCGCAACCCCATCCACGTCACCCAGTCGGCCAAGATGGGCGCCCACGTGGCCACCATGCCGCCGTCCATCATCCGCCAGCTGTTCAACCACGTGCTGACCGACAAGGGCCTGGCGCAGTTCGTTGCGGACTGGGCCAAGACCGGGCAGACTATCCTGGATCAGCCGCTGCCGACCCGCTGA
- a CDS encoding primosomal protein N' → MDLLSASGIETGPPPVRRVRVLLPLPLASPYDYRVPDDMELEAGAYVEVPLGPRHVFGVVWAVGGDEDGVPAKRLKTVIRRFDLPPMPEVSRRFIDWVAAYTLSSTGSVLRMAVSVSAALEDPKQLLAYLPSGEAPPPGFKMTDARRRVLALMEADGPPRTPADLARDAACGIGVIRGLAESGLLTPIALRAQPRPPVPDAHKPGPDLSPDQALAADVLRAAVDARAYSATLVDGVTGSGKTEVYFEAIAACLKQGRQALVLLPEIALSSQWLDRFARRFGVRPVEWHSELAGAHRRAAWRSIVNGEATVVVGARSALFLPYPDLGLIVVDEEHEAAFKQEDGVIYHARDMAVARAFLGGIPIALVSATPSLETLTNAETGRYARIDLPARHGGASMPDVTLIDLRRPDSRPPARHWLSPILTAAMTETLAAGEQGMLFLNRRGYAPLTLCRTCGHRLQCPNCTAWLVEHRLSRRLQCHHCGYTDRLPEVCPSCEAEHSFVACGPGVERVAEEVAQLFPDARVALMTSDTLVGPQAIQTVIDEVRAHKVDLLIGTQVMAKGHHFPMLTLVGVVDGDLGLGGGDLRAAERTFQMLHQVAGRAGRESRPGRVFLQTHMPEHPVMQALAIHDRDAFLAAEADARRAMDLPPYGRLAALIVSGEDERQVDKLARDLARVAPQGDDVMVLGPAPAPLALLRGRHRRRLLLKTARGVAVQPLLQAWLASLPIPGTVRVQVDVDPYSFM, encoded by the coding sequence ATGGATCTGTTGTCGGCAAGCGGGATTGAAACGGGGCCTCCGCCGGTGCGGCGGGTGCGCGTGCTGCTGCCCTTGCCGCTGGCCAGCCCGTACGACTACCGCGTGCCCGACGACATGGAACTGGAGGCCGGCGCCTATGTCGAGGTGCCGCTGGGCCCGCGCCATGTGTTCGGCGTGGTCTGGGCCGTGGGCGGCGATGAGGACGGCGTGCCGGCCAAGCGGCTGAAGACCGTCATCCGCCGCTTTGACCTGCCGCCCATGCCCGAGGTGTCGCGCCGCTTCATCGATTGGGTGGCGGCCTACACCCTGTCGTCCACCGGATCGGTGCTGCGCATGGCGGTCAGCGTCTCGGCGGCGCTGGAGGATCCCAAGCAGTTGCTGGCCTATCTGCCGTCAGGCGAGGCGCCGCCGCCCGGCTTCAAGATGACCGATGCCCGCCGCCGCGTCCTGGCGCTGATGGAGGCGGACGGGCCGCCCCGCACGCCGGCCGACCTGGCGCGCGACGCCGCCTGCGGCATCGGCGTCATCCGCGGCCTGGCGGAATCGGGGCTGCTGACGCCCATCGCCCTGCGCGCCCAGCCGCGTCCGCCGGTACCCGACGCCCATAAGCCGGGCCCCGACCTGTCGCCGGACCAGGCCCTGGCCGCCGACGTCCTGCGCGCGGCGGTGGACGCCCGCGCCTATTCCGCCACCCTGGTGGACGGGGTCACCGGCTCGGGCAAGACGGAGGTTTATTTCGAGGCCATCGCCGCCTGCCTGAAGCAGGGCCGGCAGGCGCTGGTGCTGCTGCCGGAGATCGCCCTGTCCAGCCAGTGGCTGGATCGCTTCGCCCGGCGTTTCGGCGTGCGGCCGGTGGAATGGCACTCGGAACTGGCCGGCGCCCACCGCCGCGCCGCCTGGCGGTCCATCGTCAATGGCGAGGCCACGGTGGTGGTGGGCGCGCGTTCCGCCCTGTTCCTGCCCTATCCCGATCTGGGCCTGATCGTGGTGGATGAGGAGCATGAGGCCGCCTTCAAGCAGGAGGACGGCGTCATCTACCATGCCCGCGACATGGCGGTGGCGCGGGCCTTCCTGGGGGGCATTCCCATCGCCCTGGTCTCCGCCACCCCGTCGCTGGAGACGTTGACCAACGCGGAGACGGGGCGCTACGCCCGCATCGACCTGCCGGCCCGCCACGGTGGCGCCAGCATGCCGGATGTGACGCTGATCGACCTGCGCCGACCGGACAGCCGCCCGCCCGCCCGCCATTGGCTGTCGCCCATCCTGACGGCCGCGATGACGGAGACGCTGGCGGCGGGGGAGCAGGGCATGCTGTTCCTGAACCGCCGGGGCTATGCGCCCCTGACCCTGTGCCGCACCTGCGGCCATCGCCTGCAATGCCCCAACTGCACCGCCTGGCTGGTGGAGCACCGCCTCAGCCGCCGGCTGCAATGCCACCATTGCGGCTATACCGACCGCCTGCCCGAGGTCTGCCCGTCGTGCGAGGCGGAACATTCCTTCGTCGCCTGCGGCCCCGGCGTGGAAAGGGTGGCGGAGGAGGTGGCGCAGCTGTTCCCCGACGCCCGCGTGGCGCTGATGACCAGCGACACGCTGGTGGGGCCGCAGGCCATCCAGACGGTGATCGACGAGGTGCGGGCGCACAAGGTGGACCTGCTGATCGGCACGCAGGTGATGGCCAAGGGCCACCATTTCCCCATGCTGACCCTGGTGGGGGTGGTGGATGGCGACCTGGGCCTGGGTGGCGGCGATCTGCGCGCGGCGGAGCGCACCTTCCAGATGCTGCACCAGGTGGCGGGCCGGGCGGGGCGCGAAAGCCGGCCGGGCCGCGTCTTCCTGCAAACCCACATGCCGGAACATCCGGTGATGCAGGCGCTGGCCATCCATGACCGCGACGCCTTCCTGGCGGCGGAGGCCGATGCCCGCCGCGCCATGGACCTGCCGCCCTACGGCCGGCTGGCGGCCCTGATCGTATCGGGCGAGGATGAGCGCCAGGTGGACAAGCTGGCCCGCGACCTGGCGCGGGTGGCCCCCCAGGGCGACGACGTCATGGTGCTGGGCCCGGCACCCGCCCCCCTGGCCCTGCTGCGCGGCCGGCACCGCCGCCGCCTGCTGCTGAAAACGGCGCGCGGGGTGGCGGTGCAGCCCCTGCTGCAAGCCTGGCTGGCGTCCCTGCCCATACCGGGGACGGTGCGGGTGCAGGTGGACGTGGATCCTTACAGCTTCATGTAG
- a CDS encoding AraC family transcriptional regulator produces the protein MIRFGPWSTMLGMAAGFGALVALLLLAAPGNRTANRLLAALLGVAVLRLMPYVLGYAGFYDIYPWLSFAPFNLGLATGPLLYLYVRRLAAPHLPRGWAWHFAPAALNLAYTLWAFALPLAAKMRWNDTVHVRWIDPVQTWAATLSLAVYLVAALRLRQPGHPWLRTLLAALALWLLVAVAFDAIDSLLVPLSYHDRFPQYLAFAAIILGLGLEGWRQAGRAVPPPITGTPKPPRDRDWTVQADRWRAAIRQAGWWREPDLTLPQVAQRLGTNETYLSRAINQGLGCTFSGLINGLRVEAVQARLRQAEPGEMLALALDCGFASKASFNRVFRERTGMSPSGWRAAQNPENGGFTGNEATAGGEAV, from the coding sequence ATGATCCGCTTCGGTCCCTGGAGTACGATGTTGGGCATGGCGGCCGGCTTCGGCGCGCTGGTGGCCCTGCTGCTGCTGGCCGCCCCCGGCAACCGCACCGCCAACCGCCTGCTGGCGGCCCTGCTGGGCGTGGCGGTGCTGCGCCTGATGCCCTACGTCCTGGGTTACGCCGGCTTTTACGACATCTATCCCTGGCTATCCTTCGCCCCCTTCAACCTGGGCCTGGCCACCGGGCCGCTGCTTTACCTGTATGTACGGCGGCTGGCGGCACCGCACCTGCCACGCGGCTGGGCCTGGCACTTCGCCCCCGCCGCCCTGAACCTGGCCTACACCCTGTGGGCCTTCGCCCTGCCGCTGGCGGCCAAGATGCGATGGAACGACACCGTCCACGTCCGCTGGATCGACCCGGTGCAGACCTGGGCCGCCACCCTGTCGCTGGCCGTCTACCTGGTGGCCGCCCTCCGGCTCCGCCAACCCGGCCACCCCTGGCTGCGTACCCTGTTGGCGGCCCTGGCGTTGTGGCTGTTGGTGGCGGTGGCTTTCGATGCGATCGACAGCCTGCTGGTCCCCCTCAGTTACCATGACCGCTTCCCGCAGTACCTGGCGTTCGCCGCCATCATCCTGGGCTTGGGCCTGGAGGGCTGGCGGCAGGCCGGCCGCGCCGTCCCGCCCCCGATCACCGGTACGCCAAAGCCCCCGCGCGACCGCGACTGGACGGTCCAGGCGGACCGCTGGCGCGCCGCCATCCGCCAGGCAGGCTGGTGGCGGGAACCGGACTTGACCCTGCCCCAGGTGGCGCAGCGCCTGGGCACCAACGAGACTTATCTGTCGCGCGCCATCAACCAGGGCCTGGGCTGCACCTTCAGCGGCCTGATCAACGGCCTGCGGGTGGAAGCGGTCCAGGCCCGCCTGCGCCAGGCCGAGCCCGGCGAGATGCTGGCCCTGGCGCTGGATTGCGGCTTCGCCTCCAAGGCCAGCTTCAACCGGGTGTTCCGCGAACGCACGGGCATGAGCCCCAGCGGCTGGCGTGCGGCTCAAAATCCGGAAAACGGTGGATTTACGGGGAATGAGGCGACGGCCGGCGGCGAGGCCGTCTAG